Proteins co-encoded in one Pseudomonas beijingensis genomic window:
- the hutH gene encoding histidine ammonia-lyase — protein sequence MTALNLIPGQLSLAQLRDIYQQPVTLSLDASASAQIEASVACVEQILAENRTAYGINTGFGLLASTRIASEDLENLQRSLVLSHAAGVGEPISDALVRLVMVLKVNSLSRGFSGIRRQVIDALIALINAEVYPHIPLKGSVGASGDLAPLAHMSLVLLGEGKARYKGEWLPAVDALKVAGLAPLTLAAKEGLALLNGTQVSTAFALRGLFEGEDLFAGALALGSLTVEAVLGSRSPFDARIHAARGQKGQIDAAAAYRDLLGERSEVSDSHQNCDKVQDPYSLRCQPQVMGACLTQFRQAAEVLVIEANAVSDNPLVFAAEGDVISGGNFHAEPVAMAADNMALAIAEIGSLSERRISLMMDKHMSQLPPFLVANGGVNSGFMIAQVTAAALASENKALSHPHSVDSLPTSANQEDHVSMAPAAGKRLWEMAENTRGILAVEWLAACQGLDLRGGLKTSAKLEQARALLRAEVPFYEKDRFFAPDINAATELLASRCLNELVTAQLLPSL from the coding sequence ATGACTGCCTTAAACCTGATTCCCGGCCAATTGAGCTTGGCTCAATTGCGTGACATCTATCAGCAACCCGTGACCCTCAGCCTCGACGCCAGCGCGTCGGCGCAGATCGAAGCCAGCGTCGCCTGTGTCGAGCAGATCCTGGCCGAGAACCGTACTGCGTACGGCATCAACACCGGTTTCGGCCTGCTGGCTTCGACCCGCATCGCCAGCGAAGACCTGGAGAACCTGCAGCGCTCCCTGGTGCTGTCCCATGCCGCCGGTGTGGGCGAGCCGATCAGCGATGCGCTGGTGCGGTTGGTCATGGTGCTCAAGGTCAACAGTCTGAGCCGGGGTTTTTCGGGCATTCGCCGGCAGGTGATCGATGCGCTGATTGCGCTGATCAATGCCGAGGTCTATCCGCACATTCCGCTGAAAGGTTCGGTCGGTGCTTCCGGCGACCTGGCACCGCTGGCCCACATGTCCCTGGTGCTGCTGGGTGAAGGCAAGGCCCGCTACAAAGGCGAATGGCTGCCGGCTGTCGATGCCCTGAAAGTCGCTGGCCTCGCGCCGCTGACCCTGGCTGCCAAAGAAGGCCTGGCGCTGCTCAACGGCACCCAGGTGTCCACCGCGTTTGCCCTGCGTGGCCTGTTCGAAGGCGAAGACCTGTTTGCCGGCGCCCTGGCCCTGGGCAGCCTGACGGTGGAAGCGGTGCTCGGCTCGCGTTCGCCATTCGATGCGCGCATCCATGCCGCGCGCGGCCAGAAAGGCCAGATCGATGCCGCCGCCGCTTACCGCGATCTGCTGGGCGAGCGCAGCGAAGTCTCCGATTCGCACCAGAACTGCGACAAGGTCCAGGACCCGTACTCCCTGCGCTGCCAGCCGCAAGTGATGGGCGCCTGCCTGACTCAGTTCCGCCAGGCCGCCGAGGTGCTGGTGATCGAGGCCAACGCGGTGTCGGATAACCCGCTGGTGTTCGCCGCCGAGGGTGACGTGATTTCCGGTGGCAACTTCCACGCCGAACCGGTGGCGATGGCCGCCGACAACATGGCCCTGGCGATTGCCGAAATCGGCTCCCTGAGCGAGCGTCGTATCTCGTTGATGATGGACAAGCACATGTCGCAACTGCCGCCGTTCCTGGTGGCCAATGGCGGGGTGAACTCCGGCTTCATGATCGCCCAGGTCACCGCTGCCGCCCTGGCCAGCGAAAACAAGGCACTGTCCCATCCCCATTCGGTGGACAGCCTGCCGACCTCGGCCAACCAGGAAGACCACGTCTCCATGGCCCCGGCTGCTGGCAAGCGCCTGTGGGAAATGGCCGAAAATACCCGTGGGATTCTGGCGGTGGAATGGCTCGCGGCGTGCCAGGGGCTGGACCTGCGCGGCGGTTTGAAGACCTCCGCCAAACTGGAGCAGGCCAGGGCACTGCTGCGTGCAGAAGTACCGTTTTATGAGAAGGACCGGTTCTTTGCGCCGGACATCAATGCGGCTACTGAATTGTTGGCCAGTCGTTGCCTGAATGAGCTGGTCACGGCGCAGTTGTTGCCGAGCCTGTAA